The Fulvivirga maritima genome segment TGCTTGTTGCTCTTCTGAGAGTTCTGCACCATCTTCTTCAAGCGTTTTTAATAGGCTATATTGGGTAAATGGGTCGTAATCATCACTGCAAGTCAGGTATTTTTCAAAATCAAACAGGTCTTGATAGCTGAGCTGCTTTTTACGACTACATACTATGCCCAAATACTTTACGGCTTCATTATAATGGCCCAGGTGGTAATGGCTTTCTGCTATTACTTTGGCCCACTTAATGGTGCTGTCCAGATCATCAGAAATACTGGGGAAGTTGTACAGTATTTCTTGGTATGCCTTTACTGTTTCTTCATACCTTTCTAACTTATATAACGAAAAAGCCCATTTGGCAGAAAGTACATCGTTAAAGGCCGTGGGTACCAGCTCAAGAATTTTATGATATAAATTGACCACAATAGCATATTGCTTGGCGGCATAGGCTGTATTGAAAGCGGAGTAATAATAAACATCTGGTTTGAATCCCAGTTCAGCCACTTTGATACATGCTTCTACTGCCTCTTTTGGCATGTCGAAAATAGAGAACACTTTCGCATTTACTAAATAATCAATGGCATCTTTTGGTTCATGAATTAATGATTCTAAAGAAAGATCTCCAATATTTTCAGGTGTGCCATATTCTGAACCTTCATTATACCCATCATGAATGAGCAGTTGCATGTACAGTTTGTAAATACCTTCCAGAGGTTGGTGTGCATTGACGGCTACAAAATAATCATAAGCCTTATCATTTGCATTGAGTTGGTATGCCATATCTCCCATTAGCAGCATAGCATGCCAATAGTTGGGGCTGCCTTGAGGGTAAAATTGAAATAGAGCCTGTGTATCTTTAATGGCTTCGGTAAAGTTAAATTCTGCTCGGTATGCCAGGGCCCGGTAGTATATTGCATTAGCCATATCATGATGCGATCCGAAGTTTTCAATGCATTTAGTAAGCCATTCTACAGCATTTTTAAATTGTCCGCCACCATAAAGTGCTACTCCCATCAGATAAGCTGTGCGGGCTCTAACCATCTCTGTCTGGTGGAGCCGGTTTAATATCTGATATAGCCTTTGTGTATCTCTCAAACCGAAATAGATCTCAGCGTATTCATTATAATAGGCTGTGTTGCTTAGCCCTAATTCATAAGCCTTATTAATTAGGTTAAAAGAGTCTTCATAATTTTGAAGGGCATAATAAGCTCTAGCTTTTCCCAAGGTAGCCTGTGTATTAGTTGGCATTATTTCCAATGCCTGGTCGTATAACGCAATAGCTTGTTCCGCTTTTCCTTCTGCTTTAAGTGCTACCCCTTTTAAGTAGAGCGCACGGCTATATTGCCGGGAAGTTGGCGTTTTTGATTCCCAATGCTTAATAGCATCTTCCAATGAATTAAAACTGTCTTGAGTTGAAGGTGCTTCATAATTTTCCAACAGAGCCAGCGTGCCTTCATACCTACTCGACATATTATTAAGTTCTGCAAAGGCCAGCAAACTATCATTATCAAGGGCCTCTTCAGTACTCAACGCATGCCAGGTTTCTCCCGCTTGTTGCCATTCTCCCTGGCGGGCATAGTTCAGTGACAAGTGACTACTCACCTCATTATCTATAAGAATTGACGCTGCCACGTCTGAAGTTAGTAGCGCCTGCTGCAAATGGATTTGATAGCTTTTACCAGTTACTTCAACCAGCCTTTTGATGTTGCTTTCATTAATGTCAGAATGATCTTTACCAGCTAGAGTTTCTGTTTCGCGTTGGTAAAATATCTGACTGTCCATTAAAGCATCGAGATCATAAGGAGTTTGATCCATCACTTCTGTAAGGCAGGCTTGTGCTTTTTCGTATTCTCCCTGATGCTCAAAATAGTTAGCCAGGTTTTTTTTCAGACCGATGCTTTTAGGAAATAACTTAAGGCCTTTTTCAAATATATCTATATCACACCATGCATAATAGGTAGTGGCATAGACGTAATCAGCTTCATCGGCTTGGTTTAATCCTTCCAAGGCATCTAAATGTGACAGAACAGATGCCGCATTTTGTTCATCTGCAGGATAGAGCCAGCTGAGTATTTTCATACTTAGCTTGTGGTAGGCCGTGAGTTGTTCCTCATCTTCTATTTCAGGTAATAACCTGGCTGCTTTGTTTAACTCTACTTGCGTATGTATTACATCGCACACAAGATAAGATTCCTTTACGGCTTCCAGTATTTCAATAAATTCTTCTACCATGGTTATTTAGATTCTTCAGACCAGTAATCATTTTTAAAAGGAAAAGCTTCTGTTCCGGTGGAGGCATAAAGCTGATGATAGCTTTTTAGCATGGGGTTTACAGGGTTAATGGCCTCGTTATTCATATCCAGTTCACCTTTCATAAACTGATCGCCTAGCACTACATTTTTATTAAATGCTTCCCAATTGTTGAAATAGAGACGGGCTAGAGGTGCTATGTCCATTACTCTTCGCCTTAGCTCTTCTTCATATAGATAACCACAGAGCACACAAATTCGACATAACAGTATGTAAGAAGAAATGTCATACCCGATGAGGCCGCTTCTTTTTAGAGAAGGGCTGTACAAACGCGCCAGTTTTAACCGTTTTTTATTGGTATCTGTTTCTTCTTCATCTATAAGCCTATCAAACTCTTCTTCTGTGAGGAGGTCAGATTGATGGCTCATTTGATGGAACATTTTATTATACATGCGGTCATTTGCGTAGAAGAAAAGCGCATCGTTCACATCTTTTTTGCTATAAATATTATGGGTGAAAAGATAGTCTTTGAAGTAGCTCACTATGCTTTCGTTAGTATGATCATATCCGAGCAAATCTTCATGATCACAATTACCCAGAGTTTGCATTTGGAGGGCCGATAAACTTATGGCCCAGTGCAATTCATTTTCGGCTGGTAATACAAATTTATTCATTATTAGCCTTGATTTTTAAGTTCTTGAATAGTGTTTTGAATCATTTGCTGATGTGCGGGCGAATAGACACCAGCTCCTGCCATAGCCTCTAGCGAAGTGATATATTGCATGGCAAACATAGAGCCTTGTAATAACTGCTGTATTTGCATAGCAGCAAGTTGTCCGTAAGCAGAAAATGGGCCATCAGGAGCGCAAAGCGGATCAATAATAATCTCCAACAGTTTCTGGTAGAGGTTGATAGCCATGCTCATATCATTTTCCAGAAAAGCCTTTATTTCTGCTTGCTTCATCATAAGAATAGAGAGCAGCATAGGATTATTGCTTCTGTCTTTTTTATAATATGGCAAATGATTGATCAGCTTAGTCATATTTTCTGCCGTAGCCGAAAAGGTGCCCATAAACGTGCTGACCTCCATGAGATCCATATAAATCTCATCAGCATCATAATCTATATCTTCTGGAATGGCCGCTGTACTACTTTCTGAGATCTCTGGAGTAGGAGCAGGAGCTTCTTCCTCTTCTTCGTAAGCAATATCATTATCGCTCATCCAGCGTTCCAGATCAGTGGTGAAGAAGAAATCTAACTCGTTGTTCCTCATTTTAAATTTCAGATAAGAAATGAACTGATCTGGTATTTCTTCTACCCGTATGTGTTTAAGCACATTTAATATATGCTTTTTATATTCTTTTTGAATTCTTTCCTGATCGCTATCATAGGCCTTTTTATTGATATACCTGATGAGGTTGTCCACTTCTACAAGCATGAGGTCAGGGTTTTCTTTAAACCCAAGGGCTATATCTTCTACGCATTCTTCCATGATATCAGTAACCCAGGGAGCTCCGTGTTTGCCGAAATAATAATCATCCAAATAAGAATGGAGAAGTTGTATGCCATATACCTGGTCGGCTTGAATGATGCGGGCTATTTCTTCTTTCACAAAATCATAAACCCTTTCTGTAATGTTGAAATGTACATCAGCAACCTGCCAAATAGAAATTAGTGCTCGTTTCTTATCTTCCATTATTGATGCAAGCTGCAGCATAACATCCAGCAACGGATCAGTCCAGAATTCTAGCTCGTGATTGTCATTTTCCTTATATAAGCCCATATTGAGGAGGCATGACATAAGGCTATCCTTATCTTCCTCATCAGTTAAATAATTGGCTAATGCTTCTCCCAGATCTTTGAGCGCGTGTAGTACAAATTTGTTAGTATCAGCATTAAGGCCTTTGTAAAAATTAGCTTCGGCGTAAGCCAGTAATTCATTGAAATCACTGAACATATTGTCGATTACATACTGACCGGTAAGCTGAAAATCTTCTCCTTCACGCATGACAGTAACCATTTCATCGCGGCCAGAATAAGGAACCAGGCAGCTGAACTGATCATTAAAAAAACGAGAACGTTTTTCATCTGTAGCAGTTGCGGCCGATAAGTGCAGCCAGGAACGAATCATGCCCACGGGCACTTCATTACTGTTTACAGAGAAGGTGAAAAAATGGCGAGCATATTTATCAAATACAGGCCCGTAGTAGTTCAAGAAGTTGTCTCTTATGAGCCAATCCTGAAAATTATTAAGGCAGGCTTCTGGTTGTTTGTAGTGAAGGTCGTTATGCCTGTGATAATAGAGCATAACATCACCACTGTCCCAATAAGACTTATTACCCAGCGCTTCTATAAAAGGGAAATGGCCATTTTCTGTACGAATATGCAGGATTCCGTTATTCTTAAACAGCTTAGCCTCTTTATGAGCTTCTAAAAGCATGTTACTAAGATCTGGCTTTTCGTATAGCACAGCCGCAAAATCTGTGGCTACCGGCTCTATCCAACGGTCTATCAGCTGACTGTGGTTAGCTTCTGAGCCAATGGTATTTTTAAAGGAAATCACCTGGCTGTATTTGTAAATAAATTGCTCCCAGGAACCCTCAAAAAAGTCATTTATAAAAGTTTCTGTTAGAGCGAATGCTCGTGGTTCAGAGTCCTTTTCTACATAATAATCACCTGATAAATAGCCTTGATTATAAGCGATAAAAGTAAACCAGTCTGCGGCCAAGAAATTTTGCGTATTAAATATTGCCTGGATAAGGAACTTGGCGAAAACATAAGAAATAGTATCATGGGCTTCGGAGAGCGTCCTAAAAATGTTGAGGATTATGCCTCTTGTAACACCATCTTTACTATTGATCTTTCTCAAATGAATTTTAATGAAGAACAATATTCGGTTTAGAAAGCCAGCATCAGGAAAATTGCCAGCTTTGAGTATTGGGTAAGCTTGTTTTAAGAAAGCGGCACCCTCATCATAAGTTTTAAGTGCTTCTGGCCTGGCAAACCAGAAATTAACGGCCTTACTGTAATCTAGTTCAGAAGGAGCAGGGTACTTTATAAGTGCTTCTATTCCGTCATAATGTTGGTAGTTTTTACTGAGATTAATTACAGCATCAATATCTTGCTGACTTACAGCACCGAATTCGCCAATGAAGTCTAAAATGCGGCTGTAAAAAGTACGACCATTCTCGTCTTTGAAGTCAGCGGCTCGGTAGTCTGTGGCTTCCGTTATAAGTGCAATTACTTTAGGGCAAAGCTTTTGGAAGGCTTGAGGAAATGCGGGAGGCTGTGGTTTGCGCTCACTGAGCTCAGCCATTTTCTGGTCGTTTTCCTGCTTTACTTGTTCATAAACCCGGTTGTTATAATATAGATCCCCAATTTTATTGATCTTTTCCTGAGTTCTTTCTGCCTGTGCTCTTTTCAGATCTTCCCAATGTGCTAGTTCTTTGAGATAGTCTTCCTTTTGATATTTGACCTGTTCTTCAAGCACTTCGAACTGTGTGCGGGTAACCTTGCCGCCTTTAGCAATGTCTGGTAAGCGATCTGGCGCATTAGTAAGGAGCCATCTGATTGCATATGCTCCAATGGCGGTCTCATTTTTAGCTATATTAACTATGACGTCAACATGATTAAACAACAATGCCGCGCTTAGCTTGAGTGAATCGTCCTGGTGATCAAGCGTTTCTTTGGCTAATGTTTCAAAACGATCATATTTAGGATGATCTTTTTTTTCTAACCTATAGAGGAGGTGATAGAATGCTAAGGCCGCGTAGGGCTTCAGATAACCTATTTTTAGCATAGGCTCTACCAAATCTAGAACCAGTTGGATGAAGTCTTTACCGATTTTACTTTGCTGTTGATCTTTATCTGCAATTAAGTTCCAGTTAAAATCAGGCATAAAGCTGTTGATGTGACTGAAGAATAGCACATTTTCTTGTCTGAAAGACGCCTTATTATCAAGTATGCTATTGAGTACATCTAAGGTGGCTGCATTTAAATTGACCTCTTCAGGAATAGGAGATATGCGCAGATAAGCAATTTTGGCTAGTTCCTGACTGATGCTACTGTTAAATTGCTTACTTCTCCGGAGAAACTCCAAGTCATTAGCAGGAACATCTTGCTTAGCATAAGCTTTACACTTTTCTACATAATCATCACTAAAAGGGATTTTCGGTAGCAGTTCTCTCTCTAATAGGTTAAACTTTTCCTGTCCTTGAATGAGCACCATACCTTTCAGACGGCGAAGATCAGCCTTAGCCATTTCTATATAAGCATAATGCTGGTTAAATTGATTCCGGTACTGTTCTAACTTAGGCTCGGGGAGGTCATTGAGCTTTTGAGTCAGCTCTAGCTGATCTACACCTAAGCTTTTAAGTATACGTGCTGGGCCAAAATTAATATCTGGCTGCACTTCGTTACCACAGTGCTTACAAAATTTACCTTTAGGAGTGGAGTGTGCACACCAAGCGCAACGCACCTCTTCTCTTACGGTACCACCGCACTGTACGCACAGGTCGCCAGACTTCCAGTCGTTGGGCTGCTGTGCGTCACATTGTTCACAATAGATTACTGATGCCATAAGCTGTTATCTTGATTTTCTGATTTTAGCCCAAATCGCTTCTTTTTCTTGAGCAGTCATTTCTTTTACCAGCTTCACTATAGCATTTTTAGATTCGCCTTCTTTCTTTAAAAACAGACCTATTTCATAGTCAGAAGCCCCTAAAAATTCAGATCCGCATTCTCTACAAAATTTTCCTGGTCCGGAGCTATAGCACCAGTGGCAGCTGAGCACAGGTTCGGCCTGTAGGCCACAAGAGATACACAGGTCTCCGGTTTCATAATCCTTAGGCTGCTTGGCACCGCAGTGCACACATTTTACTACATCAGCACTTTCAACTATTATAGGAGCACTGCTGCCGCTGCCATTTCCATTATTGGTGTTTGGGTTTGGGGCTGCCGGAGCATAGGTAGTTGCTCCAAGCGCCCACGACATAACTTTTTGACTCACTTCTTGATCAATACCTGTTACATCCATCAGGGTTTGGTAGTCACCAATCATAGAAAAATCATCTTTACTATGTACTCCTGATTCCTCTAAGGCAGTAATATGTTCTTCTGTAAGACCTTTGGCTTTTAAGATGTTTGCCAGCAGTTTAGACATGTTATTTTCAGCTTCCATAATCTTGATTTTTAATTCGTTGCTAAGTTAGAAGCTGAGGATGGCGATCTTTTCACTACTGAAAGTGATATGTCAATATCATGGAATTCAGTGATGTCTGTGAGAATGGCTGATTATAGCTTTGTATTACATTAATTTTTGAAGAAATGAATTTTAAAGCATTATTGTCATTACCGGCTAAGAGGCCTATTGATATATTAAAACAGGCTTATGAATGGGTTAATGAAGAAAAGAATAAAGAAAACCCACAACCTCCGTTTTTAGTCATTCGCACGGCCACTCATTATTTGGAAGGATGGCTTCTTAATTATCATGAATCTGATGGCGTGGTGTTGCTCGGTGTAATGGAAGGGCCTAAAGTAGATCTTAAGTATTTGTACGTTGAAGCTATAGAATCACTTGAGCTGCCGAGAGCACAGCGTTGGCTTTTTAACTTGTCTGATGGTGAAAATGAAGAGTTTTTACAAGAAAGCTCAGTGCCTACTAAACTGCAGATTAGTGCTCATAGTAAAAAAGTAAGTGAAGAGCTAACTCACTTGTTAGGTAATGAAGTAGCTATTAAAATAGAAACACAAGGTGAGTTTGCAGATGCAGCTATGAAGCCCGTCATGCGTATGCTTTGGATAGGTATAGTTGATAAGATTAGAGCCGTCATAGAAAAGATTTCTGAAGAAGCTATGGGTAAAGAGGCTTTACAAGAGAGTGTGAAAGAAATACTACTTATTGGAGGTGATGAAAATGGAATTGACCTTGAAGCAGGTACTTTAAAAGTAAAGCTAGATATGAGAAAGGCGGCCAAAGACATTTGGTCAAATGATTATATGCAAGAAAAAATAGAAGAGAAACTATAAAACTATGATAGCAAAAAGATTAATACTATTAGGCGTGGCTTTAATAATGGGGCTCAGTCTAAGTTATGCCCAGGAAAATGGTCCCATTCCTGATATAAAAATCAGGATGAAAACCCCTGAAGAGAAGGAGTACCACGAATACCATTTACAGGCGGTGGACTACTATTATGTAAGAGAGGCCTATGACAGTAATGATAGCATTCCAAAACCTGAGGTGAGTATAACTATAGCCTTTCCTACAATAGCTGATGAGTATTTATTACGATGGATATCTCAAAGTATTACAGATATGGAAGGGGAGATCTTAATTAATAATAAAAACACCGGTGAGCTGTTGAGAAAGCTTTCCTTCGGCGGAGGTAGAGTCTATTCTTACAATGAATCTTTTAGTGACGGATATAGCTTTTCTACTTCACCACAGATGAGTATTAGTGTAAAGGAAATCCGCTTTAATGATATTTCTATGTATTAATGTTAGGTTTCTGTAAAATCCCTGGTCTTAATTTGAGGTAAATCCAGGGTTTTTTTTAAGCTTCTCTATCGAGTTGCATTTTCTTTCCTCATCAGTTTCCACATACCGTAAGGGTTTTCAAAAAGCTCATCTCCAAGGTTGGGTTGCTGCTCTTCTTCAGTAATTAAAAACACAGGAGCATCAGCGACGGTGCTAAACGTTTGTCCGATAGTAATTTCTGGCTTTTCCAGGAGCTGATAATAATTGAAAATAAAAATCAGCTGCGCAGCATCATGAAAAGTTTCGTTATAAACAATGCAATCTTTCAATCCTAAATTATGCATGCCACAAGTGTAGGTGATGTCTGGCCCATTAGTGATTGTAGGCAATACAAACATGTGATAGAGGGTAGTGGCCTCCAGGTTATTGATTGATTGTGACCACTGTTCTTTAGTAAAGGAAATACCTGTAGATTCTACTTTAACTCCTATACCGCCTGCTTTTAAAATGGCATTACCTGCAAGGGCCAGTCCCTTTGCTTTTTCAAGATCGCCAATTTCAGTAGAGAGATATATGGTCAGGTTATGCTCATCTATTTCGTTTAAAAATTCGTCTGATAAACCATTGATCATTCCTGTGTAGCGGAATGAATTCTTCATATAGCTATCCTTTTCATAAATTTCTACTTCAAAAGCTTCGTTGGTTTTTAAGTTTAAGAGCACGTTACCGGCAAAAATGAATTCATTCATATTGCTGGTGGTGATAGCTGAAAGAATTTCTTCTCGGCTCTGCCATTTACCGGGAATGCATAGCATGCTCCTGCTCTTATTTTCTGTAGTCATAGAAATAGATGAATTATAGAAGGTAAATCTATTCGGAAATGATGAATTCACCAATTATACCTTGACCTGAATATGAGTGAGTTAATGAAAGCACTTTTATGTACTCAATTTTTGAGCATAAAAAATGGGCTGTCTCAAAAGTAGTTACTTAATTAGTGAATGTCACATTGAGGTGCTTGCAAAGTCTTCCTATTCAAAATAGTCAAGTCTTCGACAGATCAATCTGACCTAAAAGTTACTCTTGAGACAGCCCAGCTGTCAATTGATAATAGATTTCGATCTTTTTTATAGAGCGTTTTCTAAATACTCTCTTATTTGGAGATCAGTAAAAAATCCGCTGTGATGGCCTCCGTAGCTGGCTCTTATAGTAAATACACCGCCGTCAAAAACCAGGCTTTTGTTAGCTTCAGCATTTTCTGGTTCTATATTATGAACTACTATAGTTTGTACGCTTTCCTGAATAGCCTCTTTACCTATAGCGTCAGAGCAAATTTCTTTAAAAGCATCTACCGTTCTTTGTAAGCAAACGCTAGGAATAAATTTAATAGCGTTTAGGTCTGTGTTAAAAGTATCCCACTGAATGTCAATAGGCAATTCTTTACCTACTACTTCA includes the following:
- a CDS encoding tetratricopeptide repeat protein; amino-acid sequence: MVEEFIEILEAVKESYLVCDVIHTQVELNKAARLLPEIEDEEQLTAYHKLSMKILSWLYPADEQNAASVLSHLDALEGLNQADEADYVYATTYYAWCDIDIFEKGLKLFPKSIGLKKNLANYFEHQGEYEKAQACLTEVMDQTPYDLDALMDSQIFYQRETETLAGKDHSDINESNIKRLVEVTGKSYQIHLQQALLTSDVAASILIDNEVSSHLSLNYARQGEWQQAGETWHALSTEEALDNDSLLAFAELNNMSSRYEGTLALLENYEAPSTQDSFNSLEDAIKHWESKTPTSRQYSRALYLKGVALKAEGKAEQAIALYDQALEIMPTNTQATLGKARAYYALQNYEDSFNLINKAYELGLSNTAYYNEYAEIYFGLRDTQRLYQILNRLHQTEMVRARTAYLMGVALYGGGQFKNAVEWLTKCIENFGSHHDMANAIYYRALAYRAEFNFTEAIKDTQALFQFYPQGSPNYWHAMLLMGDMAYQLNANDKAYDYFVAVNAHQPLEGIYKLYMQLLIHDGYNEGSEYGTPENIGDLSLESLIHEPKDAIDYLVNAKVFSIFDMPKEAVEACIKVAELGFKPDVYYYSAFNTAYAAKQYAIVVNLYHKILELVPTAFNDVLSAKWAFSLYKLERYEETVKAYQEILYNFPSISDDLDSTIKWAKVIAESHYHLGHYNEAVKYLGIVCSRKKQLSYQDLFDFEKYLTCSDDYDPFTQYSLLKTLEEDGAELSEEQQAKLKKIEIKLLNELVHGDF
- a CDS encoding DUF1266 domain-containing protein, with product MNKFVLPAENELHWAISLSALQMQTLGNCDHEDLLGYDHTNESIVSYFKDYLFTHNIYSKKDVNDALFFYANDRMYNKMFHQMSHQSDLLTEEEFDRLIDEEETDTNKKRLKLARLYSPSLKRSGLIGYDISSYILLCRICVLCGYLYEEELRRRVMDIAPLARLYFNNWEAFNKNVVLGDQFMKGELDMNNEAINPVNPMLKSYHQLYASTGTEAFPFKNDYWSEESK
- a CDS encoding zinc ribbon domain-containing protein, which encodes MASVIYCEQCDAQQPNDWKSGDLCVQCGGTVREEVRCAWCAHSTPKGKFCKHCGNEVQPDINFGPARILKSLGVDQLELTQKLNDLPEPKLEQYRNQFNQHYAYIEMAKADLRRLKGMVLIQGQEKFNLLERELLPKIPFSDDYVEKCKAYAKQDVPANDLEFLRRSKQFNSSISQELAKIAYLRISPIPEEVNLNAATLDVLNSILDNKASFRQENVLFFSHINSFMPDFNWNLIADKDQQQSKIGKDFIQLVLDLVEPMLKIGYLKPYAALAFYHLLYRLEKKDHPKYDRFETLAKETLDHQDDSLKLSAALLFNHVDVIVNIAKNETAIGAYAIRWLLTNAPDRLPDIAKGGKVTRTQFEVLEEQVKYQKEDYLKELAHWEDLKRAQAERTQEKINKIGDLYYNNRVYEQVKQENDQKMAELSERKPQPPAFPQAFQKLCPKVIALITEATDYRAADFKDENGRTFYSRILDFIGEFGAVSQQDIDAVINLSKNYQHYDGIEALIKYPAPSELDYSKAVNFWFARPEALKTYDEGAAFLKQAYPILKAGNFPDAGFLNRILFFIKIHLRKINSKDGVTRGIILNIFRTLSEAHDTISYVFAKFLIQAIFNTQNFLAADWFTFIAYNQGYLSGDYYVEKDSEPRAFALTETFINDFFEGSWEQFIYKYSQVISFKNTIGSEANHSQLIDRWIEPVATDFAAVLYEKPDLSNMLLEAHKEAKLFKNNGILHIRTENGHFPFIEALGNKSYWDSGDVMLYYHRHNDLHYKQPEACLNNFQDWLIRDNFLNYYGPVFDKYARHFFTFSVNSNEVPVGMIRSWLHLSAATATDEKRSRFFNDQFSCLVPYSGRDEMVTVMREGEDFQLTGQYVIDNMFSDFNELLAYAEANFYKGLNADTNKFVLHALKDLGEALANYLTDEEDKDSLMSCLLNMGLYKENDNHELEFWTDPLLDVMLQLASIMEDKKRALISIWQVADVHFNITERVYDFVKEEIARIIQADQVYGIQLLHSYLDDYYFGKHGAPWVTDIMEECVEDIALGFKENPDLMLVEVDNLIRYINKKAYDSDQERIQKEYKKHILNVLKHIRVEEIPDQFISYLKFKMRNNELDFFFTTDLERWMSDNDIAYEEEEEAPAPTPEISESSTAAIPEDIDYDADEIYMDLMEVSTFMGTFSATAENMTKLINHLPYYKKDRSNNPMLLSILMMKQAEIKAFLENDMSMAINLYQKLLEIIIDPLCAPDGPFSAYGQLAAMQIQQLLQGSMFAMQYITSLEAMAGAGVYSPAHQQMIQNTIQELKNQG
- the tssD gene encoding type VI secretion system tube protein TssD; its protein translation is MIAKRLILLGVALIMGLSLSYAQENGPIPDIKIRMKTPEEKEYHEYHLQAVDYYYVREAYDSNDSIPKPEVSITIAFPTIADEYLLRWISQSITDMEGEILINNKNTGELLRKLSFGGGRVYSYNESFSDGYSFSTSPQMSISVKEIRFNDISMY
- a CDS encoding DUF4261 domain-containing protein, translated to MTTENKSRSMLCIPGKWQSREEILSAITTSNMNEFIFAGNVLLNLKTNEAFEVEIYEKDSYMKNSFRYTGMINGLSDEFLNEIDEHNLTIYLSTEIGDLEKAKGLALAGNAILKAGGIGVKVESTGISFTKEQWSQSINNLEATTLYHMFVLPTITNGPDITYTCGMHNLGLKDCIVYNETFHDAAQLIFIFNYYQLLEKPEITIGQTFSTVADAPVFLITEEEQQPNLGDELFENPYGMWKLMRKENATR